The segment GCCAGGCGGGCGGCGGCGAGCGCCCGATCGGTGGCCAGCGACCCGTCCGCGGGCAGATCCCCGAGCTCGTCGGTGACCTCCAGGTGCCGGCCCACCTCGTCGCGCAGCCGGCCGGGGTCCTCGGTGCGGAACCAGATCAGCTCGTCGCCGGCACAGATCGCGCGGACCTGCTTCAGCAGGACACCGGCGGAGGCGGCGACGAAGACGTCCTTGGTGATGCCGATGTTGTGGTCGACCAGGGCCACCACCGCGTGCTCCGGGCCGCCGTCCACTGTGTCGTCGTAGGCGAACGTGACGAGGTAGGAGGTCTGGTCGCCGTACACGTCGCCGTAGGCGAAGCAGCCGGTCGGCCGGACCCGCCCCAACTGGCTGACCCAGGACGGCGACTGCGGGTCGTGGCCCACCTCGGACGCGCCGTCGGCATCCGGGACCAGCGCGGCGAAGACCTCCCGGATGGTGGCCGCCTCGGGCGTGCCGGGCCGGTCGGTTGCGGTCAGGAAGCGGCCGACGAAGTCACGGACGGCCTCGGCGCGGTCCTCGGACGCGACCGAGTACACACTGCCGAGCAGCGCGGCGCCCAGCATCTCGGCGTCGAGGGCACAGCCCAGCTTGGTGACGTCGCGGGCCGCGTGCAGCACTGCCTCGTACGCGGTCGGGGATGCCGGCATGCCGCGAGCGTACGCCCGCGGCACCGCCTCGACCTACTCCGAACGCACCACGCCGAGGGCTTCCCTCGCCTGGGCGTACGCGTTCAGCACGTCACGGACCGGCGAGACCACATACCCACGGCCCACCTCGGTGATCGCCGCCCGCAGCCGTTGCTCGGCCCGCCGCCGGGCCCGCCGGGCACCCGCCTCGACGAGCGGTTTCAGCAGCAGCCAGAGCAACAGGCCGGCCAGGAGCCCGCCGAGGAGCAGCAGAGTGGGCAGCGAAACCGCGCCGACCTCGGGGTAATCGATCTCGGGCAGGCCGAGGGCGCGCAGCGCGTACCCCACGATCAACGCGGCCAGACCGGCCCCCGCCGCGGCGACGAAAAGCCATTGCAGCAGACCGACCGCCCGCCACCAGAGTGGTCGGCGATCCATCCCGAGATCGGTCTTGGCGACCGCCCGGTCCAGCGCGTCCGGCAGGTCGTCGGACCGCGACCGGGCGGCCGTGTTGATCGCCGGTGTCCAGATCTCCGGCAGCGGCGCCGCGGCCCGGGTGGCGACCGCACGGACCGACAGGCCCACCGCCGACTTCTGCGCGGCATCGGCAGCCGGCACCGACGTACGCGGAACGATGTCCGTGGACACCGCATCGGTCTCCGTCTTCTCGCCCAGGTGCAGGCGGCGCAACGGGTCGGGCCGCAGCCGGCGCAGTCCCCGCACCAGCGGCCACCCGGTCGCCGCCGCGGCCCGGTGCCGGTACGCCCCCGCCGTGGCATCGGCGACCGCGGGCACCCCGGCCGAGGCTGCGAGCGAGTCGGCGAGCTGCCGGACCGTCGTACGGTCAACCTCGTCCTCGGCGGCCGGCGGCCCGATCATGGCGGCCAGCTCCTCACTGACCGAGTCCAGATCGGCGGCGAGCCGGCGCAGCGCGGCCTGCCGGTCGGCGACCGTCTTCTCCAGCGAGTCCCGCAGGTCGCTGAGCATCCCCGGCTGTTTCGCCGAGGTGGCCAGCACCGGCGTGCCGGACAGGCCGTCCTCGTCGAGCAGCCGGGTCAGGTCGTTGAGGACCACCTCGGTGTCGCCGGGGCTGAGCCGGTCGGCCTGGTTCAGCACCACGATGGTCACCCCGGCGTGCGCGCTGAACTGCGACAGGTACGCCTGGTGCAGGATCCGGTCGCCGTACTTCTGCGGGTCGACCACCCAGACGATCTGGTCGACCAGGCCGAGCAGCCGGTCCACCTCGAGCCGGTGCGTGCGTTCCACCGAGTCGAAGTCCGGCAGGTCGAGCAGAACCAGCCCGCGCAGCGCCGCCTCGTCGTCGCCGTCCAGCGCGCTCTCCCGGACGAACCGCTGCCGCGGCAGCACCCCGACCCAGTCCAGCAGCCGGTTTGCCGGTTCCAGCGGACCCCACACGCAGGCGTGCGCGGTGCCCGTCGTGGGCCGCCGCACCCCCACCTGGGAGAGCTTGAACCGCGCGAGCGCGTTGAACAGGCTCGACTTGCCACTGCCGGTACTGCCGGCGAGCGCCACCACGGTGTGCTCCAGGGACAGCGACAGCCGGTTGCCGGCCCGCTCCACCAGGGTGTGCGCGGCGACCAGCTCGCTGTCCGGCAGGTACGGCCCGACCGCACGCAGGAAACGGGACAGTGCTTCGAGCCGTCGCGTCAGGTCGCCGGCGTCCACCCGGTCCTGGTCTCCGACAGCGGACAAGGCCTTCTCCACCAGACTCATGACCCCGATCCGGTCAACGCAAGTTCCTTCCGAGCTGTCTCGACCTCACCGGCGGCCTGGCGCAGCAGACCACCCGGCTCCACCTCAAGGCGTACCGTGCTGGTCCGCTCGGTGAACCGGGCGGCCTCGGTCTCGAGCAGCTCGTCCACCCGGGCGAGCAACTCGGTCCGGGCCCGCGCGGCGAGGGTCCGGATCGCCTGGTCCCCGAAGACCGCCTCGAGCACCTTCTGCGCGGCGACCGCGCTACCGGCGCCGGCCGCGACCTCCAGGCCGGTCGGGATGAACGCGGTGGTGGTGAACACGGCGATCATGACCGCGAGCCCGGCGCCGTTCACCGCGTACGCCGCGCCGCGTGCGACGGTCCGCTTGTCCGCGGCTTCCCGCCGGACCAGGTCGAGCACCCACTGCTGCCAGTCGCGGACCAGCCGGTCGGCGCGTTGCGGCAGGTCGGCGGAGGCATGCTGCAGGTCGGGGAGCAGCAGACCGGCGCCGGCCGGGTGCGCGTGCCAAGCCGAGTACGCCTGCTCGGCCGCGTCCGCCGCGACCCCGCGCAGCAGTGTGACCAGCTGGGACTCCATCGCGATCTGAAGGTTGCGACCCGGAGCCGGCCGGCCGATGAGCGCGGCCACCAACCGGTCCCGCAGGTGCCCCACCCGCGACTCCAGGCTGCGCAGGAACTCGCCGGTGCCGATGAACTCCTGCCAGCGGGCCAGCACCTCACCGCGGAGCAGCCGGCCGTCCTGCAAGCCCTCCTCGGTGGTCCGCCGAGCGTTCCGGTACGCCGCCTCGACCCGCTCGTCCAGGTGCTGTGCCGTGCGGATCTGCTCGTCGGCGGCGTCGGCCAGCCCGTTCAGTGCGGGCGCGAGCGCGCCGAGCGCACCGTCCAGCGTCTGCCGGACCACCGCCGAGCGGGCGTTCGCGTCCACCGCGAGCTTGGCGAACCACAGCCGCATCGGCCCGATCGCCGCGTCCGGCAGCAGCCCACGATCGTCCAGCTCGGTCTCCGGCAGCACGAAGAGCGGCGCGGCGCCGAGGTCGTGCGCGGTGAGCATCTCGCCGAGATGCGCGGAGACCTCGGCGGCCGCGTCGACCGGCACCCGGTCCAGCACGAGCGCGATCACGGTGCCGCGGAGCCGGGCCGTCTTGAGCAGTTCCCAGGGGACGGCGTCCGCGTACCGCGCCGCGGTGGTGACGAAGAGCCACAGGTCCGCAGCGGCCAGCAGTTGCGCCGCGAGCTTGCGGTTGTGGTCCACCACCGAGTCGACGTCCGGTGCGTCGAGCAGGGCCAGACCGGGACCGATGGTCGGGGCGGGCACGACCTGGAGCGCGTTCGGATCGGTGCTCGGCTCGCCGGTCCGGGTGAGGCCGGGCAGCAGGCCGCCGCGCCCGAACCAGCCCACGTCGTCCGGGTGGGTCACCAGCACCGGGGAGCGGGTGGTCGGGCGGAGCACGCCGGCGCTGCTCACCGGCGCCTGAACCAGGCTGTTGACCAGGGTCGACTTCCCTGCCCCGGTGGAGCCGCCGACCACTACGAGCAGGGGGGCGTCGAGCCGGGCGAGGCGGGGTAGCAGGTAGTCGTCGACCTGGGCGTGCAGGGCCGCGCCGACCTTTCGGGCCTCCTCCGCGGAGGGCAGCACCAACGGATACGAGACAGCACCGAGCGCGGCGCGCAGCCGGCTGAGGGCGGTTGCGAGCCGGCTGACAGCGGGTGGGGGCTCCACTGGCCGGGGACTGTTCTGCTCGTTCACCGGACGGGTCCGTCCCATCCCCGTACGCTCTGATGGGCCACTTTCGGCCACGTTGACCTGGTCTTTCTCATCCGATACGGCGGGGACGGCGGATAGGGCCGACGGTCCGACCGCGTCTCCGTGCGTCATCACGGATTTTGCTTCGGTTTTCCGCGGCGGGGTTGGCCCAGTCACGCGTAAAGCGTGCACGATCTATGCATCCAGGACAACGGGTCCCGGTATGCCGTGACCGGACAGGTATGTAGGTGATTTTGGCACCAGCTGCCTCAGGCGCCGACTTGCGTCCCTCTGACTCAACTTCGATTTGACGATGTGCGCGCCCGTGGCATCATTGAGTCCGTTCCACTCAACCCTGTAGTAAGTGAAGCGAGGAACACCATGGCACGTGCGGTCGGCATCGACCTCGGCACCACGAACTCCTGCGTCAGCGTTCTGGAAGGAGGCGAGCCCACCGTCATCGCCAACGCGGAGGGCTCACGGACGACACCGTCGATCGTCGCCTTCGCCCGCAACGGCGAGGTGCTCGTCGGTGAGGTCGCCAAGCGTCAGGCGGTGACGAACCCCGAC is part of the Actinoplanes sp. NBC_00393 genome and harbors:
- a CDS encoding GTPase family protein is translated as MSLVEKALSAVGDQDRVDAGDLTRRLEALSRFLRAVGPYLPDSELVAAHTLVERAGNRLSLSLEHTVVALAGSTGSGKSSLFNALARFKLSQVGVRRPTTGTAHACVWGPLEPANRLLDWVGVLPRQRFVRESALDGDDEAALRGLVLLDLPDFDSVERTHRLEVDRLLGLVDQIVWVVDPQKYGDRILHQAYLSQFSAHAGVTIVVLNQADRLSPGDTEVVLNDLTRLLDEDGLSGTPVLATSAKQPGMLSDLRDSLEKTVADRQAALRRLAADLDSVSEELAAMIGPPAAEDEVDRTTVRQLADSLAASAGVPAVADATAGAYRHRAAAATGWPLVRGLRRLRPDPLRRLHLGEKTETDAVSTDIVPRTSVPAADAAQKSAVGLSVRAVATRAAAPLPEIWTPAINTAARSRSDDLPDALDRAVAKTDLGMDRRPLWWRAVGLLQWLFVAAAGAGLAALIVGYALRALGLPEIDYPEVGAVSLPTLLLLGGLLAGLLLWLLLKPLVEAGARRARRRAEQRLRAAITEVGRGYVVSPVRDVLNAYAQAREALGVVRSE
- a CDS encoding ABC transporter, which codes for MGRTRPVNEQNSPRPVEPPPAVSRLATALSRLRAALGAVSYPLVLPSAEEARKVGAALHAQVDDYLLPRLARLDAPLLVVVGGSTGAGKSTLVNSLVQAPVSSAGVLRPTTRSPVLVTHPDDVGWFGRGGLLPGLTRTGEPSTDPNALQVVPAPTIGPGLALLDAPDVDSVVDHNRKLAAQLLAAADLWLFVTTAARYADAVPWELLKTARLRGTVIALVLDRVPVDAAAEVSAHLGEMLTAHDLGAAPLFVLPETELDDRGLLPDAAIGPMRLWFAKLAVDANARSAVVRQTLDGALGALAPALNGLADAADEQIRTAQHLDERVEAAYRNARRTTEEGLQDGRLLRGEVLARWQEFIGTGEFLRSLESRVGHLRDRLVAALIGRPAPGRNLQIAMESQLVTLLRGVAADAAEQAYSAWHAHPAGAGLLLPDLQHASADLPQRADRLVRDWQQWVLDLVRREAADKRTVARGAAYAVNGAGLAVMIAVFTTTAFIPTGLEVAAGAGSAVAAQKVLEAVFGDQAIRTLAARARTELLARVDELLETEAARFTERTSTVRLEVEPGGLLRQAAGEVETARKELALTGSGS